A window of Callospermophilus lateralis isolate mCalLat2 unplaced genomic scaffold, mCalLat2.hap1 Scaffold_2319, whole genome shotgun sequence genomic DNA:
tggagaaggccttACGGATACCTCGAGCAGAAGGGACCTTGAAAATGGAGGACACTATCTTTGCATAGGACACAAGAATGAGTAGGAATGGGAAGACAAGAAAGAGTCCTACCACAATAAATATCACCAACTCATTGACATGAGTGTCAGAGCAAGCCAGCTTCAGCATAGCAGACATGTCACAGAAAAAGTGCGGGATTACGTTGTCCTCACAAAAAGAGACTTTTGCCATGAGCAGGGTGTGCAACAGGGCATGGAATGTGGTCAGCACCCAGGACAGCACCACCAGGGAGAGACAGAGCTTGGGGCTCATGATGGTGGTGTGGTGCAGGGGGAagcagatggccacatagcggtcataggccatggcCACAAGGATGAAGTTCCCAAGGTCTCCAAAAAACAGGAAGAAGTATATTTGTGTCAGGCAGCCTGCATAGGGGATGGAAGGGACTTGACTTTGCATGTTCTGTAACAATTTGGGCATGGTGACAGAGGAAAAGCAGAGGTCAGAGAAGGACAAGTTGCTGAGAAACAAATACATGGGAGTGTGCAGATGGGAGTCAAGGCAAATGAGGGTGATGATGAGAAGGTTCCCCAGGACAGTGGTAAGATACATGGCCAGGAACAGGGCATAGAAGAGGTTCTGGTGCTCTGGCTGGATGGGCAGGCCCAGAAGGAGGAACTCTGAGATGAGAGTTTGGTTTTTTCCCATTATTATTTGTCTCCAATACCTTTAAGAGAAATAATAAGGCCCTTTAAAAACCCAAGGGAAAATGATCATTTTTTTCCTCATATACAGTGTTTACGTGTCCTCCAATAGTTGATCCCACCACCATCACAATAAGTATAACCTTACAAGTGTCTTTATCTCTTTGATCATTTATTACTTTTTCTCATCTTCTTTTCAACATGTTTCAGTAGCCCATTCTTTCCTAAATACTTGTCTGTTTGCTTCTTTCACAAAAAGAGTGTTGGATTTTCTCTTCCCTGCCTGACTGGTCATTCTTAGCAACTGTaattggtctctctctctctctctctctctctctctctctcacacacacacacacacacacacacacacacacacacacgcatcacACGCCACTTTTTTGGGGGTAACCTTGGATAAAGCTCAGTATTTTGGGGCATTATGGCATGTCTCTATAATTCATTAGCTcgggaggtgaggcaggaggatcacaagttcaaagccagcctctgcaacttggcaaggcactaagcaacccagtgagaccctgtctctactaaaacataaaaaatgggctggagatgtggttcagtggttgagctcctctgggttcaatccccagtaccaaacaaacaaacaaaaacccaatctGTCTCCAAGTCATCAAAAATGCAGAGGAGGAACATTAAAAGATCTGGGAAACTCATTCACTAAATGATATAAATAAGTCCTACTGCTGGGAAGTCCACCCCACTGCTGATGGTGTTTAACAGAACTGCATTAACAGTTTGTACCTTTGGACTTTGGACACCATGTGTTGGCATCATAAAGGGAAGAAACATGAAGAGAAAATCATGTACCTGGTTCTcagacttttgcttaccttttgagtTTGTGGGACTATCTTTGTGTCAAGAACCTGTGCAGGGATCACAAAACCAGAGATAGCAGCTGCA
This region includes:
- the LOC143386982 gene encoding olfactory receptor 1-like; the encoded protein is MGKNQTLISEFLLLGLPIQPEHQNLFYALFLAMYLTTVLGNLLIITLICLDSHLHTPMYLFLSNLSFSDLCFSSVTMPKLLQNMQSQVPSIPYAGCLTQIYFFLFFGDLGNFILVAMAYDRYVAICFPLHHTTIMSPKLCLSLVVLSWVLTTFHALLHTLLMAKVSFCEDNVIPHFFCDMSAMLKLACSDTHVNELVIFIVVGLFLVFPFLLILVSYAKIVSSIFKVPSARGIRKAFSTCGSHLSVVSLFYGPVIILYLCPSASNSTVKDTVMSLMYTVVTPMLNPFIYSLRNRDMKGALGRVFCQKKIPTYV